The Onychomys torridus chromosome 4, mOncTor1.1, whole genome shotgun sequence DNA window CTTTTCATAGGCAACAATTCTGTCAATACACCTGTGCAAGACAGAGCTATATGTTTTTTTTGCAATTTTCTCTAGTAAGAACATCATTATGCTCTTTGGGGATGGAACCATGAAGGAGCAGAAGCTCAAATGTGTCCGTGTGACATGGGGTTAAAGATCATCCAGTGCACTTTTCCTATGCACCGCCTCAAGAATTAAAGTAATATAGTTAGATAGTAAAGTTAGCTATCTCCTCTCTTAAAGATTACAACTTGAAAGCTTACCATTTTTCTGTACCAGTGTATGGTGGGTAGACATTGATTGAATAGCTAGAACAAGATACAATAAAGAGCTCCAACATTTTGTCTTGTCACCACCCATATTATATGACATTCATCTTGTTGTTATTCCCAGAAGGTAAGTGAGGCCATCTAACATGGACAATCacaatataagaaaaaacaaGAGCCTTGTCATCACAGGCAGAACTAAACATAAGGACATAAAAGAAGACGGTagtgtagaagaatgtaaatggAATAGTGATGTGTGAATTACAGGTGAAGAAGGACTTGAGGAAGACCTCAGATGTGAATGTCCTTGGAGTGAACAACATGATGGTGTAAGGAGTTATCAGCAAAAGTCAGTGTCTTAAGAATCTGTAAGCAATGGCTGTATATCCAACATACTTTGTATCTTCTTTGAAACCTTTGAGATCTGATTCCAGATAGCCAAGACTATGAACACTTACAGCCTTTGTAGACCCTTTCTATATATGGTCTTCATAAGTATATACAAAATATCAATGATGGATAGCTGTGTTGATGTAtagtaacaaaaaaagaaactactaTCTTCATTGCTACAATATACCTTTAGTTCAAATACTTCTATATCTGCTCCAGCTAATCTCTCCTGTTTACACTGAGAATCTTAAAATAATTCATACCTATGGTAGAactatttctatttctagaaCTAATCAATAATTATATtgatctatttttttaatctcctacCATAATTCCTTATACCATTGAATTCTACTCTAGATATTTATATCTGGGTTAGGGACATATATAGGTTATATTAGCAATTTTTGCCATTATTATGACAGGATGTTAACAGAGGCATTTTCAAGAAGGAAAGGgtaatttggcttatggtttcaaagAGCTTTCATTACAATAAGGCGGAGAAGGCATAACAATAGGAGAAATTCTATCTTTGGTGTCTGGAGCATGAGCCTCAATTTTTGCATGGTATCAGACAGAGCCAAAGTTCTTGGaaatggaagcagaaacaggtaTAAACTCAAAGTCCATAACTTTATGATATACTTCCTATAGGTTACACAAAACACAGTTTCCCAAATCTTCAATGCAGCACTGAAGCCTGATCCAGATCATTCAAACAGTGAGACCATAGGATACATTCAAATTCAAATGGTggctgggctagagagatggctcagcagttatgaacaCTCATTGATTTTATAAAGAGCCAACATTTGATTCCCAACAGTCACATAGTGGTTCTCAGACACTCTTAACTCAAATCCAAACCATAGCATTCTATAATCATATTAATCTTACATTAGAAAAAAGTGATTATAATTCTTATGATTCAAGATGAACTGTTCTCCCAAAGTTCAAAAGTGcccaattattattttaaaaatatagtgatTGTAAAGCCACAAGTGAAATCTTCCTAATGTCTGAGGGTTTCTGCTGATGTGTGAGTTCTCTCTACTTGTTCTAATGTTATTACAGGCTCTGAGTAatgacatatacacaaaacaaaaacctatggaATATAATTTCAAAACTGAATGGTAAGTTATTTAACacgcacatgtacatgtacatatattttgCAAGTATCTCTCTTTATATaatgatatagatagatgatatatagataaatagataaccaggcaggcaggcaggcaggcagatatctaagAATGACAGATATATTCACACATACTCTGGCCATAACAATAATTATGATAACATTAGTTTAAATATATTCCCTAGTTAGGTGTTAAAAATAAGGACTatgtgaagaggaagaagatgctaATACAGGCTGTACACACTCATAGACAGACATTCACTCTCTATCAAACACACACAGTtaaacacacaacacactcaTATAGTACCTTGAACCAAAACTTCTATAAATTTGTAAATACATTACATTCCTTTGATTGAAGAAGACATGAACAAAGGTGTCATAAGGAAATATAATCAcaatcagaaagagaaaaaatctataaaaagaaaatcatttgagAGAAGGTAAACATTCCAATGCTCTGAATATAAGATATTTGACCAGAACATGGACCTAGTAgagattaacatttaaaacaatgtGACTGAGATAAATCCTCAGATCTCCTTATTACATCTTCTTTTCCATCAAATAATTTGATATTTACGTCAGGATACACACAATTTGCCCATTCTCTAAGAGAAACCAAACCTCCATTTCCAGAACAGTTCTATTCTAAACATAGAGCTGAAAACtaagattttctttattaaataaatacaagctTTGTTTCCTTATATATCACCTGAGACTTTTTTGTTCCACAGCTTCCTCATGGCATTTTTCACCTCTGCATTCCTCAGTGTGTAAATCAGAGGGTTGAGAAAGGGTGTACAAATTGTATAAAACACCGATATCATTTTGTCCATAGGAAAGGTGGTTGCAGGACgagtatatataaatatgcaagGCACAAAAAACAAGATGACTACAATGATGTGGGAGACACAAGTGAACAgggctttcttcctcccttcagcACTGTGGTTTCTCAAGGAATACAGAATGATGACATATGAGACCATGAGCATGAGGAAGCTCACTGTGCAAAGAGTCCCACTATTGGCCACCAGGAGAAGGTTGATCACATATGTGTCTGAACAGGCAAGTTTCAACAGTGGCTGCAAGTCACAGAAATAGTGATCAATCTCATTGGGACCACAGAAGGGTAAACTCAAGGCCAGAAATATCTGAACTGAAGAATGCACACATGATCCCACACAGACTATGGCCACCAGCATCCCACAGACCTGGCGGTTCATGATGGTCATGTAGTGCAGAGGCTTACAGATGGCTACATAGCGGTCAACAGccatgaggatgaggatgaagatCTCCAGGGAGCCAAATAAATGGAATGTAAAGACTTGGAGTATGCACTCACTGAAAGAGATAGAGGCCTCTTTCCTCAGAGAATCCACAATCGTTCTAGGGGCTACAGTTGTAGAGAAGCAGGTGTCAGACAAGGACAAGTAGAACAGAAAGAAGTACATTGGACTCCCAAGTGCCTGGCTTGTCTTTATGGTAGTAATGATCAGAAAGTTACCCAGTAATGTCCCCAtgtaaaagaacaggaaaatggCAAACACTAAGTTCTTCCTTCTGGGGTCCTGTGTCAAGCCAAGGAGAAAGAAACTGGTCACATTTATGTTCAGCTGCATGGTTCATGAATGAGAAGGAAAAAGCATGAAATGtgtcatctgaaaaaaaaaaaagaaaagaaaaaaggaactagTTTTACCAAGTGGCAAGatagattatttaaaataaaatatttctttcttataAACACATTCTACATATGCATTATTAAACTGTTGTTCTACTCTCTGTGTTCAATTCCAAGATCTTCATTAGTGTCACAAGTGATAAGAGTAACACTTTCTCCACAATAATCTTCACACACATTTACTGACGTTAGCATGGTTCTGATTAATTTTGCAGTTCAATTAGTGTGAAATGAAATGTACactttcctttattatttatcttattgttTCAAAGCAAACTATCTGGTGGGGCATCACTTAtctattatttaattttctttatttagaaaattTTGAGTATCCTTGGAAGTGGTCACATAAATTTGCCTGGGCCTCACTTTctataaaattcttattttcaatTGATTTTACATTATCTACATTTATAAGTACTACTACAATCATTTGAGATATGCAGGTGCTCTATAAATAATCTGataatatcttaaaatattcttcacaatattttgaaaatggtgtgttttttgacagaaaaaaatgttccttGATAGACTCTTATATAcctcaatgtcttttttttctctacttctgAAAAGTATATCTTTCACTATTCATATTCTCTCAGAATATATTCAAGTGAAGGGATATTTCATATTATCTAATGATACTTGTTTGCAATCTAAATATCCTCATATATAGGATACCTTGATGATTTTTGCCAATAATTTATAAGATCAGATCACAGTTATCATCTCcagtaagatattttaataatctTGCATCTAAAAATTCCACTTTCTCAAGCAACAGG harbors:
- the LOC118582924 gene encoding olfactory receptor 4C16-like codes for the protein MQLNINVTSFFLLGLTQDPRRKNLVFAIFLFFYMGTLLGNFLIITTIKTSQALGSPMYFFLFYLSLSDTCFSTTVAPRTIVDSLRKEASISFSECILQVFTFHLFGSLEIFILILMAVDRYVAICKPLHYMTIMNRQVCGMLVAIVCVGSCVHSSVQIFLALSLPFCGPNEIDHYFCDLQPLLKLACSDTYVINLLLVANSGTLCTVSFLMLMVSYVIILYSLRNHSAEGRKKALFTCVSHIIVVILFFVPCIFIYTRPATTFPMDKMISVFYTICTPFLNPLIYTLRNAEVKNAMRKLWNKKVSGDI